One window of the Mycobacterium haemophilum DSM 44634 genome contains the following:
- a CDS encoding protein disulfide oxidoreductase, producing MIIRLLSSMKLFAVAVFGGALILGLAAAPRAVAADDRLNFTGTTLSGAPFNGASLQGKPAVLWFWTPWCPFCNAEAPGLSQVAAANPAVTFVGIAAHSDVGAMQGFVSKYNLNFTNLNDADSSIWARYNVPWQPAWVFYRADGSSTFVNNPTSAMSQQDLSDRVAALRS from the coding sequence ATGATTATTCGCTTGTTGTCCTCGATGAAATTGTTTGCCGTTGCCGTTTTCGGCGGCGCCTTGATATTGGGGCTGGCCGCTGCACCCCGTGCCGTGGCCGCCGACGATCGTCTGAACTTCACCGGAACTACCCTCAGCGGCGCTCCGTTCAATGGCGCTAGTTTGCAGGGCAAGCCGGCGGTGCTGTGGTTCTGGACGCCGTGGTGCCCGTTCTGCAATGCCGAGGCGCCTGGCCTAAGCCAGGTGGCGGCCGCCAATCCGGCGGTCACCTTCGTTGGTATCGCGGCGCACTCGGATGTGGGCGCAATGCAGGGCTTCGTCTCCAAGTACAACTTGAACTTCACCAACCTCAATGACGCCGACAGCTCGATCTGGGCCCGCTACAACGTGCCCTGGCAGCCGGCGTGGGTGTTCTATCGCGCGGATGGCAGCTCGACTTTCGTGAACAACCCCACCTCGGCGATGTCGCAGCAGGACCTGTCCGACCGGGTGGCTGCGCTGAGGTCCTAA
- the rlmN gene encoding 23S rRNA (adenine(2503)-C(2))-methyltransferase RlmN, whose protein sequence is MAQELVFSEPRAARPPRHLADLDAAGRTSAVVELGLPAFRAKQLAHQYYGRLLADPCQMTDLPAAVRDLIAETMFPKLLTAAREVTCDAGQTRKMLWRAVDGSTFESVLMRYRQRNTLCISSQAGCGMACPFCATGQGGLSRNLSAAEILEQVRAGAAALRDDFGDRLSNVVFMGMGEPLANYARVLAAVRRITEPSGFGISARSVTVSTVGLAPAIRKLADERLGVTLALSLHAPDDELRDTLVPINNRWKISEALEAATYYAEVTGRRVSVEYALIRDVNDQAWRADMLGRRLHRALGPLVHVNLIPLNPTPGSDWDASPKVAEREFVRRVRSHGVSCTVRDTRGREISAACGQLAAEGGRARSAGESDIACGQLAAEGGRAQ, encoded by the coding sequence ATGGCCCAAGAGTTGGTGTTCTCCGAGCCGCGTGCGGCCCGGCCGCCGCGGCACCTGGCCGACCTCGACGCGGCGGGCCGCACATCAGCCGTGGTGGAGCTGGGCCTGCCGGCTTTCCGGGCCAAGCAGCTCGCCCACCAGTACTACGGCCGGCTACTAGCCGATCCGTGCCAGATGACCGACCTCCCGGCGGCCGTTCGTGACCTGATTGCCGAGACCATGTTCCCGAAGCTGCTCACCGCGGCACGGGAAGTCACCTGTGATGCTGGCCAGACTCGAAAGATGTTGTGGCGGGCCGTCGATGGCAGCACCTTCGAATCGGTGCTGATGCGTTATCGGCAGCGCAATACGCTGTGCATTTCATCGCAGGCGGGCTGCGGCATGGCGTGCCCGTTTTGTGCCACCGGCCAGGGCGGATTGAGCCGCAACCTGTCGGCCGCGGAGATCCTCGAACAGGTGCGTGCTGGTGCCGCGGCGCTGCGCGACGACTTCGGTGATCGGCTCTCAAACGTGGTCTTTATGGGTATGGGGGAGCCACTGGCTAACTACGCGAGGGTGCTGGCCGCGGTGCGGCGCATCACCGAACCGTCCGGCTTCGGAATCTCGGCCCGATCGGTGACGGTGTCAACCGTGGGGTTGGCACCGGCGATCCGCAAGCTGGCCGACGAACGGCTTGGGGTGACTCTGGCGCTATCGCTGCATGCGCCCGACGACGAGCTGCGTGACACGCTGGTTCCGATCAACAACCGGTGGAAGATCAGCGAGGCACTTGAGGCCGCCACGTATTACGCCGAGGTGACTGGTCGGCGGGTATCGGTTGAATACGCCCTCATCCGCGATGTCAACGACCAAGCGTGGCGGGCCGACATGCTGGGTAGGCGGCTGCATCGTGCTCTTGGGCCGCTGGTGCATGTGAACCTGATCCCGCTCAACCCGACCCCGGGCAGTGACTGGGACGCCAGCCCCAAGGTGGCGGAGCGAGAGTTCGTCCGCCGGGTTCGGTCGCACGGGGTCTCCTGCACCGTGCGAGACACTCGGGGCCGGGAGATCAGCGCCGCCTGCGGACAGCTGGCCGCCGAAGGCGGGCGAGCTCGGAGCGCGGGCGAATCAGACATAGCCTGCGGACAGCTGGCCGCCGAAGGCGGGCGAGCCCAGTGA
- a CDS encoding cytochrome c biogenesis CcdA family protein yields MDQGLVGLAFAAGLVAALNPCGFAMLPGYLLLVVRGHPQKAESSERSAATIRPHGRINVLGRAVAATVGMALGFLTVFGLFGALTISAAATVQRYLPYATVVIGVVLVGLGVWLLSGRELTALTPRSFGVRWAPSPSRMASMYGYGVSYAVASLSCTVGPFLAVTAAGLRGGSLVGSVVIYLAYVAGLTLVVGVLAIAAATASSALADRLRRILPFVNRVSGALLVLVGLYVGYYGLYELRLFSATTAAQAHPHDGVISVAGRLQGVLAGWVHQHGVWPWVAALVVLVIGALAGDWYRRARR; encoded by the coding sequence GTGGATCAGGGTCTGGTCGGTTTGGCGTTTGCCGCCGGACTGGTGGCAGCACTCAACCCGTGCGGGTTTGCCATGCTGCCCGGCTACCTACTTCTTGTGGTGCGCGGGCACCCGCAAAAAGCCGAGTCCAGTGAACGGTCGGCGGCAACCATCCGGCCGCATGGTCGGATCAACGTCCTCGGCCGCGCGGTGGCAGCCACCGTCGGGATGGCGCTCGGCTTTTTAACGGTATTCGGATTGTTCGGGGCGCTGACCATATCGGCGGCCGCGACAGTGCAACGCTACTTGCCGTACGCCACAGTGGTGATCGGCGTTGTGCTGGTCGGTCTCGGGGTGTGGCTGCTGTCGGGTCGAGAGCTAACGGCGCTGACGCCTCGCTCGTTCGGCGTGCGATGGGCTCCGAGTCCGTCCCGGATGGCGTCGATGTACGGCTACGGCGTCAGCTATGCGGTCGCCTCGCTGTCGTGCACCGTCGGGCCCTTTCTGGCGGTCACCGCGGCGGGCCTTCGAGGCGGTTCACTCGTCGGGAGCGTAGTGATCTACCTGGCCTACGTCGCGGGCTTGACCTTGGTCGTCGGGGTCCTGGCCATCGCGGCCGCGACGGCAAGCTCGGCATTGGCCGACCGGTTGCGGCGAATCTTGCCGTTCGTCAACCGGGTCAGCGGCGCGCTGCTGGTGTTAGTCGGGCTGTATGTCGGCTACTACGGCCTCTACGAGCTGCGTCTGTTCAGCGCGACCACGGCTGCCCAAGCGCATCCTCACGACGGGGTGATTTCGGTGGCCGGCCGCCTGCAAGGTGTGCTGGCTGGCTGGGTGCACCAGCATGGCGTCTGGCCGTGGGTTGCGGCGCTGGTCGTGCTGGTGATTGGTGCGCTCGCCGGCGACTGGTATCGACGGGCGCGACGCTAA
- a CDS encoding winged helix-turn-helix domain-containing protein: MDVLLLSDEDDFESVVPTLNLFAQTIRQAPLTERVAGDYHSADVAVIDARTELAAARRVCRRLTANAPTVAVVAIVTPADFVAVDVDWHFDDVLLPAASAAELQARLRLAITRRRSALDCTLKFGDLVLHPASYSGTLEAKDLALTLTEFKLLNFLVQHAGRAFTRTRLIHEVWSYDCNGRIRTVDVHVRRLRAKLGVEHESMVDTVRGVGYMAVTPPQPQWIIREPIQSPVWTSTPPWGLIAR; the protein is encoded by the coding sequence TTGGATGTTTTACTTCTTTCGGATGAGGACGATTTCGAATCGGTCGTACCTACACTGAACTTGTTCGCGCAGACCATCCGCCAGGCACCCCTGACCGAGCGCGTCGCCGGGGACTATCACAGCGCCGACGTCGCGGTCATCGACGCCCGCACCGAGTTGGCGGCGGCTCGCCGGGTGTGCCGGCGGCTGACGGCTAATGCGCCAACCGTGGCGGTGGTTGCCATCGTGACCCCAGCCGACTTCGTGGCCGTTGACGTCGATTGGCATTTCGACGACGTGCTGCTGCCCGCGGCCAGTGCAGCCGAATTGCAGGCACGTCTGCGGCTGGCGATCACACGTCGTCGCAGTGCCCTGGATTGCACGCTGAAGTTTGGCGACCTCGTCCTTCATCCAGCCAGTTACAGCGGGACACTGGAAGCCAAGGATCTGGCCCTAACGCTCACCGAGTTCAAATTATTGAATTTCCTTGTGCAGCATGCCGGTCGGGCATTCACCCGGACCCGGCTGATACATGAAGTATGGAGCTATGACTGCAACGGTCGTATCCGTACCGTCGACGTTCATGTGCGACGACTGCGCGCCAAGCTTGGAGTCGAGCACGAGTCGATGGTCGACACCGTCCGCGGGGTGGGCTATATGGCGGTGACGCCCCCGCAACCGCAATGGATTATCCGCGAACCGATCCAGAGTCCCGTCTGGACATCGACGCCGCCCTGGGGCTTGATCGCCCGATAG
- the pyrH gene encoding UMP kinase yields MTESWESQVAGSAAPKPQLMSANGVPAAAADREERLSHAGHPGGRSKYSRVLLKLGGEMFGGGQVGLDPDVVAQVARQIAEVVRGGVQVAVVIGGGNFFRGAQLQQRGMERTRSDYMGMLGTVMNSLALQDFLEKEGIATRVQTAITMGQVAEPYLPLRAVRHLEKGRVVIFGAGMGLPYFSTDTTAAQRALEIGADVVLMAKAVDGVFAEDPRVNPEAELLTVISHREVIDRGLRVADATAFSLCMDNGMPILVFNLLTNGNIARAVAGEKIGTLVTT; encoded by the coding sequence ATGACGGAGTCCTGGGAGTCTCAAGTCGCCGGCTCGGCGGCTCCCAAGCCACAGCTGATGAGCGCCAACGGTGTGCCGGCTGCTGCAGCGGACCGTGAAGAACGGCTCAGCCATGCTGGCCACCCGGGGGGCCGGTCCAAGTATTCGAGGGTGCTGCTCAAACTTGGCGGCGAGATGTTCGGCGGGGGCCAGGTCGGGCTCGATCCCGATGTCGTGGCGCAGGTGGCCCGCCAGATCGCCGAGGTGGTCCGCGGCGGCGTGCAGGTCGCTGTCGTGATCGGCGGTGGCAACTTCTTCCGCGGCGCACAGCTGCAGCAGCGCGGGATGGAGCGCACGCGTTCGGACTACATGGGCATGCTCGGCACCGTCATGAACAGCCTTGCGCTGCAGGACTTCCTGGAAAAGGAGGGCATCGCCACCCGAGTTCAAACCGCGATCACCATGGGCCAGGTGGCTGAGCCTTATCTTCCGTTGCGGGCCGTCCGCCACTTAGAGAAGGGCCGGGTGGTGATCTTCGGCGCCGGCATGGGGCTGCCGTACTTCTCCACCGATACCACGGCAGCGCAGCGGGCACTGGAGATCGGCGCGGACGTCGTGTTGATGGCCAAGGCGGTCGATGGTGTGTTCGCCGAGGATCCGCGGGTCAACCCGGAGGCCGAGCTGCTCACCGTGATCAGTCACCGCGAAGTAATCGACCGCGGACTGCGGGTGGCCGATGCCACCGCGTTCAGTCTTTGCATGGACAATGGCATGCCGATCCTGGTGTTCAATCTGCTGACCAATGGCAATATCGCCCGTGCGGTCGCTGGTGAGAAGATCGGGACGCTGGTTACCACCTGA
- a CDS encoding phosphatidate cytidylyltransferase, which translates to MQQPAKKTSRAGRNLPAAIAVGLSIGGALVATLVFAPRIWVGLCAGAIFVASHEVVRRLREAGYVIPVIPLLIGGQLTVWLTWPYRAAGALAGFGGTVVVCMIWRLFLRDDSRRHESQEALAGPPPASNYLRDASATVFLAAWVPLFASFAALLVYPKDGAGRVFCLMIAVVASDVGGYTVGVLFGKHPMVPRISPNKSWEGFVGSLVCGITATVLTATFLAGKMPWVGAVLGFVLVLTCTLGDLVESQVKRDLGIKDMGRLLPGHGGLMDRLDGVLPSAVAAWTMLTLLP; encoded by the coding sequence ATGCAGCAGCCGGCCAAGAAAACGTCCCGGGCGGGACGCAATCTGCCCGCCGCGATCGCGGTGGGCCTAAGTATTGGTGGCGCTCTCGTCGCGACGCTGGTGTTTGCTCCGCGAATCTGGGTTGGCTTGTGCGCCGGCGCTATTTTCGTTGCCAGCCATGAGGTGGTGCGGCGGCTACGCGAAGCCGGATATGTGATTCCGGTTATTCCGCTGCTCATCGGTGGGCAGCTCACCGTCTGGTTGACCTGGCCGTACCGAGCCGCCGGCGCGTTGGCCGGCTTCGGCGGGACGGTGGTGGTCTGCATGATCTGGCGGCTTTTCCTGCGCGACGACAGCAGGCGGCACGAATCCCAGGAAGCCTTGGCAGGTCCGCCGCCAGCGTCAAATTACCTGCGGGACGCGTCGGCCACCGTTTTTTTGGCCGCGTGGGTCCCGCTGTTTGCCTCGTTCGCGGCGTTACTGGTTTATCCGAAGGACGGCGCGGGGCGGGTGTTCTGCCTGATGATCGCGGTGGTCGCTTCCGACGTCGGCGGCTATACGGTAGGGGTGCTTTTCGGCAAACATCCAATGGTGCCAAGGATTAGCCCGAATAAGTCTTGGGAGGGATTCGTCGGTTCGCTGGTCTGCGGGATCACCGCAACCGTCCTGACCGCCACCTTCTTAGCCGGCAAAATGCCGTGGGTCGGGGCGGTACTGGGTTTTGTACTGGTGCTCACGTGCACGCTGGGGGATTTGGTGGAGTCCCAGGTCAAGCGCGACCTCGGCATCAAAGACATGGGCCGGCTGCTACCCGGCCACGGCGGCCTGATGGACCGGCTCGATGGCGTGCTGCCGTCGGCGGTCGCGGCGTGGACCATGCTTACGTTGTTGCCCTGA
- the frr gene encoding ribosome recycling factor, producing MIDEALFDAEEKMEKAVSVARDDLSTIRTGRANPGMFSRIVIDYYGSTTPITQLASINVPEARLVVIKPYEATQLHAIETAIRNSDLGVNPSNDGTLIRVAVPQLTEERRRELVKQAKGKGEDAKVSVRNIRRKAMEELHRIRKDGEAGEDEVSRAEKDLDKTTHQYVTQIDELVKHKEGELLEV from the coding sequence ATGATCGATGAGGCTCTCTTCGATGCAGAAGAGAAAATGGAGAAGGCCGTTTCGGTGGCGCGTGACGACCTGTCAACGATTCGGACCGGCCGCGCCAACCCGGGCATGTTCTCTCGAATCGTCATCGACTATTACGGTTCGACCACCCCGATCACCCAGCTGGCCAGCATCAATGTCCCCGAGGCGAGGCTTGTCGTCATCAAGCCGTATGAAGCCACTCAGCTACATGCCATTGAAACCGCTATTCGTAACTCCGACCTCGGGGTGAACCCCAGCAACGACGGCACCCTGATCCGGGTGGCCGTGCCGCAGCTCACTGAGGAACGTCGACGCGAGCTGGTCAAACAGGCCAAGGGCAAGGGGGAGGACGCTAAGGTCTCGGTCCGCAACATCCGTCGCAAAGCGATGGAGGAACTGCATCGCATTCGCAAGGACGGCGAGGCAGGCGAGGATGAGGTCAGCCGGGCGGAAAAGGACCTAGACAAGACCACCCACCAGTACGTCACCCAGATTGACGAGCTGGTCAAGCACAAAGAAGGCGAGCTGCTGGAGGTCTAG